The following proteins are co-located in the Dromiciops gliroides isolate mDroGli1 chromosome 2, mDroGli1.pri, whole genome shotgun sequence genome:
- the NFKB2 gene encoding nuclear factor NF-kappa-B p100 subunit isoform X3, producing MEDCYGPGLDGIDYDDFQFNSPVADRREPPEETGEGPYLVIVEQPKQRGFRFRYGCEGPSHGGLPGASSEKGRKTYPTVKICNYVGPAKIEVDLVTHSDPPRAHAHSLVGKQCTELGVCVVSVGPKDMTAQFNNLGVLHVTKKNMMEIMMQKLQRQRLRSRPQGLTETERRELEQEAKELKKVMDLSIVRLRFSAFLRASDGSFSLPLPPVISQPIHDSKSPGASNLKISRMDKTAGSVRGGDEVYLLCDKVQKDDIEVRFYEDDENGWQAFGDFSPTDVHKQYAIVFRTPPYHKMKIERPVTVFLQLKRKRGGDVSDSKQFTYYPMVEDKEEVQRKRRKALPSFSQHFGDGSHMGGAGGGSAGGYGNGGGGGGLSFFPASSLNYSLYSPGATPVGSYSGGAGVQMSGESEGTTDGKGEKQTCPDSPGRPPPNGPQALKMLREARQYNLHMFGLAQRSARALLDYGATADARTLLAGQCHLLRAQDENGDTPLHLAIIHGQTSVIEQMAHVIFRVPHLGIVNLTNNLHQTPLHLAVITEQSQVVSFLLNMGADPTLLDRHGDSALHLALRAGNPGLLRALLCHAGPALPQLLLMPDYEGLYPVHLAVRAHSPECLDLLVGSGADVELAERQGGRTALHLATESEELGLVSHLVTKLGANVNAQTFAGNTPLHLAAGLGSPTLTRLLLKAGADVQAENEEPLCLLPSPPNSGSDSESDGAEEGSGRKYRGHTPLDLTRSAKVRTLLLKAAQETTEPPMTPPSPTGPGLSLGAATLQGLERLLDGPGSEGDWAELAERLGLRSLVDTYRSTASPSGSLIRSYQLAGGDLAGLLDALAAMGLDEGVRLLQGTEPRDKLPSTEVKEDSAYGSQSVEEEQEKMSMVPTPPGELSHRHPQEQVH from the exons ATGGAAGATTGCTATGGCCCA GGTCTGGATGGCATTGATTATGATGATTTCCAGTTCAACTCCCCAGTAGCGGATCGGAGAGAACCCCCAGAGGAGACAG GTGAGGGTCCCTACCTGGTCATCGTGGAGCAGCCCAAGCAG CGTGGCTTCCGCTTTCGCTACGGTTGTGAGGGCCCCTCCCATGGGGGGCTTCCCGGTGCCTCCAGTGAAAAGGGTCGGAAAACGTATCCTACAGTTAAG ATCTGTAACTACGTGGGACCAGCCAAGATTGAAGTGGACCTGGTCACGCATAGCGACCCACCCCGTGCCCATGCCCACAGCCTGGTTGGGAAGCAGTGCACAGAGTTGGGGGTTTGCGTGGTGTCCGTGGGACCCAAGGACATGACGGCTCA GTTTAACAACCTGGGAGTCCTGCACGTGACCAAAAAGAACATGATGGAGATCATGATGCAGAAGCTTCAGAGGCAACGACTCCGCTCCAGGCCCCAGGGCCTCACAG AGACCGAACGGCGGGAGCTGGAGCAAGAGGCCAAAGAACTGAAGAAAGTGATGGACCTAAGTATTGTCCGGCTTcgcttctctgccttccttagGGCCAGTGACggctccttctccctccccctcccaccagtCATCTCCCAGCCCATCCATGACAGCA AATCGCCGGGGGCCTCAAATCTGAAGATCTCACGGATGGATAAGACAGCAGGATCTGTGCGGGGAGGGGATGAAGTTTATCTTCTTTGTGACAAGGTGCAGAAAG atgacATTGAAGTCCGGTTCTATGAAGATGATGAGAATGGCTGGCAGGCCTTTGGAGATTTCTCACCCACAGATGTTCACAAACAG tatGCTATTGTGTTCCGGACCCCCCCTTACCATAAGATGAAGATTGAGCGTCCAGTGACTGTCTTCTTGCAGCTAAAGAGGAAGCGAGGAGGGGatgtttctgactccaaacaATTCACCTACTACCCCATGGTAGAAG ACAAGGAGGAGGTTCAGCGGAAGCGGAGGAAGGCCCTACCTTCCTTTTCCCAGCACTTTGGAGATGGCTCCCACATGGGTGGAGCTGGAGGGGGTTCAGCCGGAGGTTATGGAAACGGAGGGGGAG GTGGTGGTCTCAGCTTCTTTCCTGCCTCCTCCCTGAACTACAGCCTGTACTCTCCTGGGGCCACCCCAGTGGGCAGTTATTCTGGAGGGGCAGGAGTCCAGATGTCTGGAGAGAGTGAGGGCACAACTGATGGCAAGGGGGAAAAACAGACATGCCCTGATTCTCCTGGTCGTCCCCCACCCAATGGACCTCAGGCCTTAAAGATGCTCCGGGAAG CCCGGCAATACAACCTACACATGTTTGGGCTTGCCCAACGCAGTGCCCGAGCCTTGCTGGACTATGGAGCTACAGCTGATGCCCGCACTCTTCTGGCTGGGCAGTGCCACCTGCTGAGGGCCCAGGATGAGAACGGAGACAC GCCGCTACACCTGGCCATCATTCACGGGCAGACAAGCGTCATCGAGCAGATGGCTCATGTCATCTTCCGAGTCCCCCACCTTGGCATCGTCAACCTCACCAACAACTTGCACCAG ACGCCCCTTCACCTGGCTGTGATCACAGAGCAGAGCCAAGTGGTCAGCTTCCTGCTGAACATGGGTGCTGACCCGACCCTGCTGGACCGGCATGGAGATTCTGCCCTCCACCTAGCGCTACGGGCCGGCAATCCTGGTCTCCTGCGGGCCCTCCTTTGCCACGCAGGGCCTGCTCTTCCCCAGTTGCTACTCATGCCTGATTATGAGG GCCTATATCCGGTGCACCTGGCGGTGCGTGCCCACAGCCCAGAGTGCCTAGACCTGCTGGTGGGCAGTGGGGCCGATGTGGAGCTGGCAGAACGGCAGGGTGGGCGCACTGCCCTACACCTAGCAACCGAGTCGGAGGAGCTGGGACTTGTTAGCCACCTCGTCACCAAG CTTGGTGCCAATGTTAATGCCCAGACTTTTGCTGGAAACACACCCTTGCATCTGGCGGCAGGGCTGGGCTCCCCAACCCTCACCCGCCTGCTACTCAAGGCTG GAGCTGATGTACAGGCTGAGAATGAGGAGCCCCTGTGCCTGCTGCCCTCACCCCCAAACTCAGGCAGCGACTCGGAGTCAGATGGGGCTGAGGAAGGAAGCGGGAGGAAGTACCGCGGTCACACCCCCCTGGACCTTACCCGCAGCGCTAAG GTTAGGACCCTGCTGCTGAAGGCTGCTCAGGAGACCACAGAGCCACCAATGACTCCCCCAAGCCCCACAG GCCCTGGACTGTCCCTGGGGGCTGCCACCTTGCAGGGCCTGGAGCGGCTGTTGGACGGACCAGGCAGTGAGGGAGATTGGGCCGAACTGGCCGAGAGGCTGGGGCTGCGCAGCCTGGTGGACACGTACCGCAGCACAGCCTCCCCTAGCGGCAGCCTGATTCGGAGCTACCAG CTGGCCGGAGGAGACTTGGCAGGCTTGCTAGATGCCCTGGCCGCCATGGGGCTGGATGAAGGGGTGCGGCTACTACAGGGAACAGAGCCCAGGGACAAGCTTCCAAGCACAG aGGTAAAGGAGGACAGTGCCTATGGCAGCCAGTCAGTGGAGGAAGAACAGGAGAAGATGAGCATGGTACCCACACCTCCCGGGGAGCTCAGCCACAGGCACCCCCAGGAACAGGTGCACTGA
- the NFKB2 gene encoding nuclear factor NF-kappa-B p100 subunit isoform X1 produces MRHDVMGIPPRGGRKRGFPGWGLRWPSGTGVGRLAKAGPARGGAEAGTGAGAAAAVSGRGLDGIDYDDFQFNSPVADRREPPEETGEGPYLVIVEQPKQRGFRFRYGCEGPSHGGLPGASSEKGRKTYPTVKICNYVGPAKIEVDLVTHSDPPRAHAHSLVGKQCTELGVCVVSVGPKDMTAQFNNLGVLHVTKKNMMEIMMQKLQRQRLRSRPQGLTETERRELEQEAKELKKVMDLSIVRLRFSAFLRASDGSFSLPLPPVISQPIHDSKSPGASNLKISRMDKTAGSVRGGDEVYLLCDKVQKDDIEVRFYEDDENGWQAFGDFSPTDVHKQYAIVFRTPPYHKMKIERPVTVFLQLKRKRGGDVSDSKQFTYYPMVEDKEEVQRKRRKALPSFSQHFGDGSHMGGAGGGSAGGYGNGGGGGGLSFFPASSLNYSLYSPGATPVGSYSGGAGVQMSGESEGTTDGKGEKQTCPDSPGRPPPNGPQALKMLREARQYNLHMFGLAQRSARALLDYGATADARTLLAGQCHLLRAQDENGDTPLHLAIIHGQTSVIEQMAHVIFRVPHLGIVNLTNNLHQTPLHLAVITEQSQVVSFLLNMGADPTLLDRHGDSALHLALRAGNPGLLRALLCHAGPALPQLLLMPDYEGLYPVHLAVRAHSPECLDLLVGSGADVELAERQGGRTALHLATESEELGLVSHLVTKLGANVNAQTFAGNTPLHLAAGLGSPTLTRLLLKAGADVQAENEEPLCLLPSPPNSGSDSESDGAEEGSGRKYRGHTPLDLTRSAKVRTLLLKAAQETTEPPMTPPSPTGPGLSLGAATLQGLERLLDGPGSEGDWAELAERLGLRSLVDTYRSTASPSGSLIRSYQLAGGDLAGLLDALAAMGLDEGVRLLQGTEPRDKLPSTEVKEDSAYGSQSVEEEQEKMSMVPTPPGELSHRHPQEQVH; encoded by the exons ATGCGCCATGACGTTATGGGAATTCCCCCCCGGGGGGGGCGGAAAAGGGGCTTTCCCGGTTGGGGCCTCCGGTGGCCGAGTGGCACAGGGGTCGGAAGATTAGCGAAGGCAGGACCAGCCCGTGGCGGAGCTGAAGCCGGAACCGGAGCCGGAGCTGCAGCCGCAGTGAGTGGACGG GGTCTGGATGGCATTGATTATGATGATTTCCAGTTCAACTCCCCAGTAGCGGATCGGAGAGAACCCCCAGAGGAGACAG GTGAGGGTCCCTACCTGGTCATCGTGGAGCAGCCCAAGCAG CGTGGCTTCCGCTTTCGCTACGGTTGTGAGGGCCCCTCCCATGGGGGGCTTCCCGGTGCCTCCAGTGAAAAGGGTCGGAAAACGTATCCTACAGTTAAG ATCTGTAACTACGTGGGACCAGCCAAGATTGAAGTGGACCTGGTCACGCATAGCGACCCACCCCGTGCCCATGCCCACAGCCTGGTTGGGAAGCAGTGCACAGAGTTGGGGGTTTGCGTGGTGTCCGTGGGACCCAAGGACATGACGGCTCA GTTTAACAACCTGGGAGTCCTGCACGTGACCAAAAAGAACATGATGGAGATCATGATGCAGAAGCTTCAGAGGCAACGACTCCGCTCCAGGCCCCAGGGCCTCACAG AGACCGAACGGCGGGAGCTGGAGCAAGAGGCCAAAGAACTGAAGAAAGTGATGGACCTAAGTATTGTCCGGCTTcgcttctctgccttccttagGGCCAGTGACggctccttctccctccccctcccaccagtCATCTCCCAGCCCATCCATGACAGCA AATCGCCGGGGGCCTCAAATCTGAAGATCTCACGGATGGATAAGACAGCAGGATCTGTGCGGGGAGGGGATGAAGTTTATCTTCTTTGTGACAAGGTGCAGAAAG atgacATTGAAGTCCGGTTCTATGAAGATGATGAGAATGGCTGGCAGGCCTTTGGAGATTTCTCACCCACAGATGTTCACAAACAG tatGCTATTGTGTTCCGGACCCCCCCTTACCATAAGATGAAGATTGAGCGTCCAGTGACTGTCTTCTTGCAGCTAAAGAGGAAGCGAGGAGGGGatgtttctgactccaaacaATTCACCTACTACCCCATGGTAGAAG ACAAGGAGGAGGTTCAGCGGAAGCGGAGGAAGGCCCTACCTTCCTTTTCCCAGCACTTTGGAGATGGCTCCCACATGGGTGGAGCTGGAGGGGGTTCAGCCGGAGGTTATGGAAACGGAGGGGGAG GTGGTGGTCTCAGCTTCTTTCCTGCCTCCTCCCTGAACTACAGCCTGTACTCTCCTGGGGCCACCCCAGTGGGCAGTTATTCTGGAGGGGCAGGAGTCCAGATGTCTGGAGAGAGTGAGGGCACAACTGATGGCAAGGGGGAAAAACAGACATGCCCTGATTCTCCTGGTCGTCCCCCACCCAATGGACCTCAGGCCTTAAAGATGCTCCGGGAAG CCCGGCAATACAACCTACACATGTTTGGGCTTGCCCAACGCAGTGCCCGAGCCTTGCTGGACTATGGAGCTACAGCTGATGCCCGCACTCTTCTGGCTGGGCAGTGCCACCTGCTGAGGGCCCAGGATGAGAACGGAGACAC GCCGCTACACCTGGCCATCATTCACGGGCAGACAAGCGTCATCGAGCAGATGGCTCATGTCATCTTCCGAGTCCCCCACCTTGGCATCGTCAACCTCACCAACAACTTGCACCAG ACGCCCCTTCACCTGGCTGTGATCACAGAGCAGAGCCAAGTGGTCAGCTTCCTGCTGAACATGGGTGCTGACCCGACCCTGCTGGACCGGCATGGAGATTCTGCCCTCCACCTAGCGCTACGGGCCGGCAATCCTGGTCTCCTGCGGGCCCTCCTTTGCCACGCAGGGCCTGCTCTTCCCCAGTTGCTACTCATGCCTGATTATGAGG GCCTATATCCGGTGCACCTGGCGGTGCGTGCCCACAGCCCAGAGTGCCTAGACCTGCTGGTGGGCAGTGGGGCCGATGTGGAGCTGGCAGAACGGCAGGGTGGGCGCACTGCCCTACACCTAGCAACCGAGTCGGAGGAGCTGGGACTTGTTAGCCACCTCGTCACCAAG CTTGGTGCCAATGTTAATGCCCAGACTTTTGCTGGAAACACACCCTTGCATCTGGCGGCAGGGCTGGGCTCCCCAACCCTCACCCGCCTGCTACTCAAGGCTG GAGCTGATGTACAGGCTGAGAATGAGGAGCCCCTGTGCCTGCTGCCCTCACCCCCAAACTCAGGCAGCGACTCGGAGTCAGATGGGGCTGAGGAAGGAAGCGGGAGGAAGTACCGCGGTCACACCCCCCTGGACCTTACCCGCAGCGCTAAG GTTAGGACCCTGCTGCTGAAGGCTGCTCAGGAGACCACAGAGCCACCAATGACTCCCCCAAGCCCCACAG GCCCTGGACTGTCCCTGGGGGCTGCCACCTTGCAGGGCCTGGAGCGGCTGTTGGACGGACCAGGCAGTGAGGGAGATTGGGCCGAACTGGCCGAGAGGCTGGGGCTGCGCAGCCTGGTGGACACGTACCGCAGCACAGCCTCCCCTAGCGGCAGCCTGATTCGGAGCTACCAG CTGGCCGGAGGAGACTTGGCAGGCTTGCTAGATGCCCTGGCCGCCATGGGGCTGGATGAAGGGGTGCGGCTACTACAGGGAACAGAGCCCAGGGACAAGCTTCCAAGCACAG aGGTAAAGGAGGACAGTGCCTATGGCAGCCAGTCAGTGGAGGAAGAACAGGAGAAGATGAGCATGGTACCCACACCTCCCGGGGAGCTCAGCCACAGGCACCCCCAGGAACAGGTGCACTGA
- the NFKB2 gene encoding nuclear factor NF-kappa-B p100 subunit isoform X2, which translates to MRHDVMGIPPRGGRKRGFPGWGLRWPSGTGVGRLAKAGPARGGAEAGTGAGAAAAGLDGIDYDDFQFNSPVADRREPPEETGEGPYLVIVEQPKQRGFRFRYGCEGPSHGGLPGASSEKGRKTYPTVKICNYVGPAKIEVDLVTHSDPPRAHAHSLVGKQCTELGVCVVSVGPKDMTAQFNNLGVLHVTKKNMMEIMMQKLQRQRLRSRPQGLTETERRELEQEAKELKKVMDLSIVRLRFSAFLRASDGSFSLPLPPVISQPIHDSKSPGASNLKISRMDKTAGSVRGGDEVYLLCDKVQKDDIEVRFYEDDENGWQAFGDFSPTDVHKQYAIVFRTPPYHKMKIERPVTVFLQLKRKRGGDVSDSKQFTYYPMVEDKEEVQRKRRKALPSFSQHFGDGSHMGGAGGGSAGGYGNGGGGGGLSFFPASSLNYSLYSPGATPVGSYSGGAGVQMSGESEGTTDGKGEKQTCPDSPGRPPPNGPQALKMLREARQYNLHMFGLAQRSARALLDYGATADARTLLAGQCHLLRAQDENGDTPLHLAIIHGQTSVIEQMAHVIFRVPHLGIVNLTNNLHQTPLHLAVITEQSQVVSFLLNMGADPTLLDRHGDSALHLALRAGNPGLLRALLCHAGPALPQLLLMPDYEGLYPVHLAVRAHSPECLDLLVGSGADVELAERQGGRTALHLATESEELGLVSHLVTKLGANVNAQTFAGNTPLHLAAGLGSPTLTRLLLKAGADVQAENEEPLCLLPSPPNSGSDSESDGAEEGSGRKYRGHTPLDLTRSAKVRTLLLKAAQETTEPPMTPPSPTGPGLSLGAATLQGLERLLDGPGSEGDWAELAERLGLRSLVDTYRSTASPSGSLIRSYQLAGGDLAGLLDALAAMGLDEGVRLLQGTEPRDKLPSTEVKEDSAYGSQSVEEEQEKMSMVPTPPGELSHRHPQEQVH; encoded by the exons ATGCGCCATGACGTTATGGGAATTCCCCCCCGGGGGGGGCGGAAAAGGGGCTTTCCCGGTTGGGGCCTCCGGTGGCCGAGTGGCACAGGGGTCGGAAGATTAGCGAAGGCAGGACCAGCCCGTGGCGGAGCTGAAGCCGGAACCGGAGCCGGAGCTGCAGCCGCA GGTCTGGATGGCATTGATTATGATGATTTCCAGTTCAACTCCCCAGTAGCGGATCGGAGAGAACCCCCAGAGGAGACAG GTGAGGGTCCCTACCTGGTCATCGTGGAGCAGCCCAAGCAG CGTGGCTTCCGCTTTCGCTACGGTTGTGAGGGCCCCTCCCATGGGGGGCTTCCCGGTGCCTCCAGTGAAAAGGGTCGGAAAACGTATCCTACAGTTAAG ATCTGTAACTACGTGGGACCAGCCAAGATTGAAGTGGACCTGGTCACGCATAGCGACCCACCCCGTGCCCATGCCCACAGCCTGGTTGGGAAGCAGTGCACAGAGTTGGGGGTTTGCGTGGTGTCCGTGGGACCCAAGGACATGACGGCTCA GTTTAACAACCTGGGAGTCCTGCACGTGACCAAAAAGAACATGATGGAGATCATGATGCAGAAGCTTCAGAGGCAACGACTCCGCTCCAGGCCCCAGGGCCTCACAG AGACCGAACGGCGGGAGCTGGAGCAAGAGGCCAAAGAACTGAAGAAAGTGATGGACCTAAGTATTGTCCGGCTTcgcttctctgccttccttagGGCCAGTGACggctccttctccctccccctcccaccagtCATCTCCCAGCCCATCCATGACAGCA AATCGCCGGGGGCCTCAAATCTGAAGATCTCACGGATGGATAAGACAGCAGGATCTGTGCGGGGAGGGGATGAAGTTTATCTTCTTTGTGACAAGGTGCAGAAAG atgacATTGAAGTCCGGTTCTATGAAGATGATGAGAATGGCTGGCAGGCCTTTGGAGATTTCTCACCCACAGATGTTCACAAACAG tatGCTATTGTGTTCCGGACCCCCCCTTACCATAAGATGAAGATTGAGCGTCCAGTGACTGTCTTCTTGCAGCTAAAGAGGAAGCGAGGAGGGGatgtttctgactccaaacaATTCACCTACTACCCCATGGTAGAAG ACAAGGAGGAGGTTCAGCGGAAGCGGAGGAAGGCCCTACCTTCCTTTTCCCAGCACTTTGGAGATGGCTCCCACATGGGTGGAGCTGGAGGGGGTTCAGCCGGAGGTTATGGAAACGGAGGGGGAG GTGGTGGTCTCAGCTTCTTTCCTGCCTCCTCCCTGAACTACAGCCTGTACTCTCCTGGGGCCACCCCAGTGGGCAGTTATTCTGGAGGGGCAGGAGTCCAGATGTCTGGAGAGAGTGAGGGCACAACTGATGGCAAGGGGGAAAAACAGACATGCCCTGATTCTCCTGGTCGTCCCCCACCCAATGGACCTCAGGCCTTAAAGATGCTCCGGGAAG CCCGGCAATACAACCTACACATGTTTGGGCTTGCCCAACGCAGTGCCCGAGCCTTGCTGGACTATGGAGCTACAGCTGATGCCCGCACTCTTCTGGCTGGGCAGTGCCACCTGCTGAGGGCCCAGGATGAGAACGGAGACAC GCCGCTACACCTGGCCATCATTCACGGGCAGACAAGCGTCATCGAGCAGATGGCTCATGTCATCTTCCGAGTCCCCCACCTTGGCATCGTCAACCTCACCAACAACTTGCACCAG ACGCCCCTTCACCTGGCTGTGATCACAGAGCAGAGCCAAGTGGTCAGCTTCCTGCTGAACATGGGTGCTGACCCGACCCTGCTGGACCGGCATGGAGATTCTGCCCTCCACCTAGCGCTACGGGCCGGCAATCCTGGTCTCCTGCGGGCCCTCCTTTGCCACGCAGGGCCTGCTCTTCCCCAGTTGCTACTCATGCCTGATTATGAGG GCCTATATCCGGTGCACCTGGCGGTGCGTGCCCACAGCCCAGAGTGCCTAGACCTGCTGGTGGGCAGTGGGGCCGATGTGGAGCTGGCAGAACGGCAGGGTGGGCGCACTGCCCTACACCTAGCAACCGAGTCGGAGGAGCTGGGACTTGTTAGCCACCTCGTCACCAAG CTTGGTGCCAATGTTAATGCCCAGACTTTTGCTGGAAACACACCCTTGCATCTGGCGGCAGGGCTGGGCTCCCCAACCCTCACCCGCCTGCTACTCAAGGCTG GAGCTGATGTACAGGCTGAGAATGAGGAGCCCCTGTGCCTGCTGCCCTCACCCCCAAACTCAGGCAGCGACTCGGAGTCAGATGGGGCTGAGGAAGGAAGCGGGAGGAAGTACCGCGGTCACACCCCCCTGGACCTTACCCGCAGCGCTAAG GTTAGGACCCTGCTGCTGAAGGCTGCTCAGGAGACCACAGAGCCACCAATGACTCCCCCAAGCCCCACAG GCCCTGGACTGTCCCTGGGGGCTGCCACCTTGCAGGGCCTGGAGCGGCTGTTGGACGGACCAGGCAGTGAGGGAGATTGGGCCGAACTGGCCGAGAGGCTGGGGCTGCGCAGCCTGGTGGACACGTACCGCAGCACAGCCTCCCCTAGCGGCAGCCTGATTCGGAGCTACCAG CTGGCCGGAGGAGACTTGGCAGGCTTGCTAGATGCCCTGGCCGCCATGGGGCTGGATGAAGGGGTGCGGCTACTACAGGGAACAGAGCCCAGGGACAAGCTTCCAAGCACAG aGGTAAAGGAGGACAGTGCCTATGGCAGCCAGTCAGTGGAGGAAGAACAGGAGAAGATGAGCATGGTACCCACACCTCCCGGGGAGCTCAGCCACAGGCACCCCCAGGAACAGGTGCACTGA